In Gordonia iterans, the following proteins share a genomic window:
- the ftsY gene encoding signal recognition particle-docking protein FtsY — translation MDTQLIIGIVIAVVVLLALVVGGGIALQRRRRISLTAPEAQTPDGKREVDKSGGYQAGSGFSFAQGGTATAEKAPAGEPPAAGTTEGVAEEAERILAEASPQPVEPVADEPIAQLPDTETASDDAAMVVQESVEAAEVEAAQTVTPAEVPVVAPEPEPEPEPEPEPAVERSRDLEQPAELDEIAPTEGRLARLRGRLARSQGAIGTSMLGLLGAGDLDEDSWEEIEDTLVMADLGTAATTAVVEGLRAELATGKVRTADDARAALRKVLVQQLHPGLDRSVKALPHAGGPAVVLVVGVNGVGKTTTTGKLARVLVADGRRVLLGAADTFRAAAADQLQTWGERVGAGIVRGKEGADPASVAFDAVSTGIGDGVDVVLIDTAGRLHTKTGLMDELGKVKRVVEKKTPVDEVLLVLDATVGQNGLTQAKVFAEVVDLTGVVLTKLDGTAKGGIVFRIQEELGVPVKLVGLGEGADDLAPFEPGAFVDALL, via the coding sequence GTGGACACCCAACTGATCATCGGCATCGTCATCGCCGTCGTCGTGCTGCTGGCGCTCGTCGTCGGCGGCGGAATCGCGCTGCAGCGCCGGCGTCGGATCTCGCTCACGGCTCCGGAGGCGCAGACGCCGGACGGCAAGCGCGAGGTCGACAAGTCCGGCGGCTACCAGGCCGGATCGGGTTTCAGCTTCGCGCAGGGCGGCACAGCCACTGCCGAGAAGGCGCCGGCCGGCGAGCCGCCTGCAGCCGGCACGACCGAGGGCGTCGCCGAGGAAGCCGAACGGATTCTGGCCGAGGCGAGTCCGCAGCCGGTGGAGCCGGTCGCGGACGAGCCGATCGCCCAGCTGCCCGACACCGAGACGGCATCCGACGACGCCGCCATGGTGGTGCAGGAGTCCGTCGAGGCCGCCGAGGTGGAGGCCGCGCAGACCGTGACGCCGGCCGAGGTGCCGGTGGTCGCGCCGGAGCCGGAGCCCGAGCCGGAGCCGGAGCCCGAGCCCGCGGTCGAGCGGAGTCGAGACCTCGAGCAGCCCGCCGAGCTCGACGAGATCGCGCCCACCGAGGGCCGCCTGGCCAGGCTGCGGGGCCGCCTGGCGCGGTCGCAGGGCGCCATCGGCACCTCCATGCTCGGTCTGCTGGGCGCCGGTGACCTCGACGAGGACAGCTGGGAGGAGATCGAGGACACCCTGGTGATGGCCGATCTCGGCACCGCGGCCACCACGGCGGTGGTGGAGGGCCTGCGAGCCGAACTGGCGACCGGCAAGGTCCGCACCGCCGACGACGCCCGCGCGGCGCTGCGGAAGGTGCTGGTGCAGCAGCTGCACCCGGGGCTGGATCGTTCGGTCAAGGCACTCCCGCACGCGGGCGGCCCGGCCGTGGTGCTGGTGGTCGGTGTCAACGGCGTCGGCAAGACCACCACGACCGGCAAGCTGGCGCGCGTGCTCGTCGCCGACGGACGGCGTGTGCTGCTCGGCGCCGCCGACACCTTCCGCGCCGCCGCCGCCGACCAGTTGCAGACCTGGGGCGAGCGCGTGGGAGCAGGGATCGTGCGCGGCAAGGAGGGCGCCGATCCGGCGTCGGTCGCCTTCGACGCGGTCTCGACCGGGATCGGCGACGGGGTGGACGTGGTGCTCATCGACACCGCCGGCCGCCTGCACACCAAGACCGGCCTGATGGACGAGCTCGGCAAGGTCAAGCGCGTGGTGGAGAAGAAGACCCCGGTCGACGAGGTGCTGCTGGTGCTCGACGCGACAGTGGGCCAGAACGGTCTCACACAGGCCAAGGTGTTCGCCGAGGTCGTCGACCTGACCGGGGTGGTGCTGACCAAGCTCGACGGCACGGCCAAGGGCGGCATCGTCTTCCGCATCCAGGAGGAACTGGGCGTTCCGGTGAAGCTGGTCGGACTCGGCGAGGGCGCCGACGACCTGGCTCCCTTCGAGCCGGGGGCGTTCGTCGACGCCCTGCTCTGA
- a CDS encoding OsmC family protein produces the protein MTEPAKTELWVQRTGTRRYTGHSSRGAEVLVGSEDVEGVFTPGELLKIAVAACSGMASDFTLSRRLGDDYDATVRVTGAADRENEVYPQIDEVMELDLSELDPEAAQRLLGVVQRAVDKYCTVGRTVKAGAQVNLSIVAE, from the coding sequence ATGACCGAGCCCGCCAAGACCGAACTGTGGGTGCAGCGCACCGGGACGCGCCGGTACACCGGGCACAGCTCGCGGGGAGCGGAGGTGCTGGTCGGGTCGGAGGACGTCGAGGGCGTGTTCACTCCGGGTGAGCTGCTGAAGATCGCAGTGGCCGCGTGCAGTGGGATGGCCTCGGACTTCACGCTCTCCCGTCGACTGGGCGACGACTACGACGCCACCGTGCGGGTGACCGGCGCCGCCGACCGGGAGAACGAGGTGTACCCGCAGATCGACGAGGTGATGGAGCTCGACCTGTCCGAGCTCGATCCCGAAGCTGCCCAGCGCCTGCTCGGCGTCGTCCAGCGTGCCGTGGACAAGTACTGCACCGTCGGCCGCACCGTGAAGGCGGGCGCCCAGGTGAACCTGTCGATCGTGGCGGAGTGA
- the smc gene encoding chromosome segregation protein SMC, with amino-acid sequence MHLKSLTLKGFKSFASATTLRFEPGITCVVGPNGSGKSNVVDALTWVMGEQGAKALRGGKMADVIFAGTSGRAPLGRAEVTLTIDNSDGALPIEYSEVSITRRMFRDGAGEYEINGSACRLMDVQELLSDSGIGREMHVIVGQGRLAAILESRPEERRAFIEEAAGVLKHRRRKEKAVRKLDAMAANLARLSDLTGELRRQLKPLGRQAEVARRAATVQAELRDARLRLAADDLVTRRAEMAEHSAVEEEIRRKSDEVTAELDAATEALMHSRDQLAQVAPAATEAGRVYYTLSALAERVEGTRRLAGERAANLAAPGAVATGPDPEELERRADEAELAEAELTAAVEEAAERLEYATAALQAAEQASSEAERAHLAAVRAVADRREGLARLEGEAANLRTRIDSVDGETQRLTVAIDAARERAAAAQVEVDAAAARMRELEEREEGLDSHHERCVAALTEATQRVTALRQAEREAEQKIASLTARIEALAVGLERADGGAWLLEHNTEGLLAPLSELLTVEPGYETAIAGALGPAVDAIATVDQIAALSALGALRKGDGGRAALIVGGLPDLPRSGRPQLPSGAVWARDVVTAPGSIAGAIDVLLDGIVLVDDAERAMDTARAHPVLAVTRAGDRISAASVEGGVSARPSTLEVQSAIDTATEDLARARRDAEQLDDELADALTAEREAAEAAEGALAALGESDANVGAAYELLGRLGTEIRNAEQEAERLVRQREKAEEGRAENLAALTEVDERLRLAADETRLQHDDDADRALREAAAAEVASARSVEVETRLALRTAEERLGSVRGKAEGLRRSAAAERSNRERQRRQDAQRRYAAGIAEAVAQAAVRLAEEVALAVADAERGRDELEAARSARTAETDELRARVDAATSTLNSLRDAVHRDEVAKAQAALRIEQLEEQVLEQFAVAPDDLVAEYGPDVPMPPSELELREYEEAKARGELVVAPAPMPFDRATQEARAKKAQKDLNTLGKVNPLALEEFAALEERYNFLSAQLEDVKAARDDLLDVVADVDAKILQVFTEAYADVEKEFAQVFATLFPGGEGRLVLTEPGDMLTTGVEVEARPPGKKVKRLSLLSGGEKSLTAVAMLVAIFRARPSPFYVMDEVEAALDDANLRRLISLFEQLRERSQLIVITHQKPTMEIADALYGVSMRGDGITQVISQRLRGVDLNPAQST; translated from the coding sequence GTGCACCTCAAGAGCCTGACCCTGAAGGGCTTCAAGTCCTTCGCGTCGGCGACGACCCTCCGGTTCGAGCCGGGCATCACCTGTGTGGTGGGCCCCAACGGTTCGGGCAAGAGCAATGTCGTCGACGCTCTGACCTGGGTGATGGGTGAGCAAGGTGCGAAGGCCCTGCGCGGCGGCAAGATGGCCGACGTGATCTTCGCCGGCACGTCGGGGCGCGCGCCGCTGGGCCGCGCCGAGGTGACCCTGACGATCGACAACTCCGACGGCGCGCTGCCGATCGAGTACTCCGAGGTCTCCATCACGCGCCGCATGTTCCGCGACGGCGCCGGCGAGTACGAGATCAACGGCTCGGCCTGCCGCCTGATGGATGTGCAAGAACTGCTGTCGGACTCGGGCATCGGCCGGGAGATGCACGTGATCGTGGGCCAGGGCAGACTGGCAGCGATCCTGGAGTCGCGTCCGGAGGAACGGCGCGCCTTCATCGAAGAGGCGGCCGGGGTGCTCAAGCACCGTCGCCGCAAAGAGAAGGCCGTCCGCAAACTCGACGCCATGGCGGCCAACCTCGCCAGGCTGAGCGATCTGACCGGTGAGCTCCGGCGGCAGCTCAAGCCGCTGGGCCGACAGGCCGAGGTGGCGCGCCGCGCGGCCACCGTCCAGGCCGAACTGCGCGACGCCCGGCTGCGCCTGGCCGCGGACGATCTCGTCACCCGCCGCGCCGAGATGGCCGAGCATTCGGCGGTGGAGGAGGAGATCCGCCGCAAATCCGACGAGGTGACCGCCGAGCTCGACGCCGCCACTGAAGCCCTCATGCACAGCCGGGACCAGCTTGCGCAGGTCGCGCCGGCGGCGACCGAAGCGGGCCGGGTCTACTACACGTTGTCGGCCCTGGCCGAGCGGGTCGAAGGGACCCGGCGGCTGGCCGGCGAGCGCGCCGCCAACCTGGCGGCCCCCGGCGCCGTGGCCACCGGCCCCGATCCCGAAGAACTGGAACGCCGCGCCGACGAGGCCGAACTCGCCGAAGCGGAACTGACGGCCGCCGTCGAGGAGGCCGCCGAACGGCTGGAGTATGCGACCGCCGCCCTGCAGGCCGCCGAGCAGGCGTCGAGCGAAGCCGAGCGGGCCCACCTCGCCGCGGTCCGGGCCGTCGCCGACCGCCGGGAGGGCCTGGCCCGCCTCGAAGGCGAGGCCGCCAACCTGCGTACCCGCATCGACTCGGTCGACGGTGAGACGCAGCGGTTGACCGTCGCGATCGACGCCGCGCGTGAGCGTGCCGCCGCCGCACAGGTCGAGGTCGACGCCGCCGCCGCCCGGATGCGTGAACTCGAAGAGCGTGAAGAGGGCCTGGACTCCCACCACGAACGGTGTGTCGCGGCGTTGACCGAGGCGACGCAGCGGGTGACCGCCCTGCGCCAGGCTGAGCGGGAGGCGGAGCAGAAGATCGCCTCGCTCACTGCCCGGATCGAGGCGCTGGCCGTCGGTCTGGAACGCGCCGACGGGGGCGCATGGCTGCTCGAGCACAACACCGAAGGACTGCTCGCGCCGCTGTCGGAACTGCTGACCGTGGAACCCGGCTACGAGACGGCGATCGCCGGGGCCCTCGGTCCCGCCGTCGATGCGATCGCCACCGTCGACCAGATCGCCGCGCTCAGCGCGCTCGGTGCGCTGCGGAAGGGCGACGGCGGTCGCGCGGCGCTGATCGTCGGGGGTCTGCCAGACCTGCCTCGCTCGGGCCGGCCGCAGCTGCCGTCCGGTGCGGTGTGGGCCCGAGACGTGGTCACCGCGCCGGGTTCCATCGCCGGAGCGATCGACGTCCTGCTCGACGGGATCGTGCTGGTCGACGACGCCGAGCGGGCGATGGACACCGCGCGCGCACACCCGGTCCTCGCCGTGACCCGCGCGGGCGACCGGATCTCGGCCGCGTCGGTCGAGGGCGGCGTCTCGGCCCGGCCGTCGACGCTGGAGGTGCAGTCGGCGATCGACACCGCCACCGAGGACCTCGCCCGGGCCCGCCGCGACGCCGAGCAGCTCGACGACGAACTCGCCGACGCGCTCACCGCCGAACGCGAAGCCGCTGAGGCGGCCGAGGGCGCCCTCGCCGCGCTCGGGGAGTCCGACGCCAACGTCGGCGCCGCGTACGAGTTGCTCGGTCGCCTCGGCACCGAGATCCGCAACGCCGAACAGGAAGCCGAACGGCTGGTCCGTCAGCGCGAGAAGGCCGAAGAGGGCCGGGCCGAGAATCTCGCCGCGCTCACCGAAGTGGACGAGCGGCTGCGGCTGGCCGCCGACGAGACCCGCCTCCAGCACGACGACGACGCCGACCGCGCCCTGCGCGAGGCGGCCGCCGCCGAGGTCGCCTCCGCCCGGTCGGTCGAGGTGGAGACCCGGTTGGCGCTGCGGACCGCGGAGGAGCGGCTCGGCTCGGTGCGCGGGAAGGCCGAGGGACTGCGCCGCAGTGCGGCCGCCGAGCGGAGCAATCGCGAGCGCCAGCGCCGTCAGGATGCGCAACGCCGGTATGCGGCCGGGATCGCCGAAGCCGTGGCCCAGGCGGCGGTGCGTCTCGCCGAAGAGGTGGCGCTCGCCGTCGCCGATGCCGAGCGCGGCCGCGACGAACTGGAAGCGGCGCGCTCGGCCCGGACCGCCGAGACCGACGAGCTCCGTGCCCGCGTAGACGCCGCGACGTCGACCCTGAACTCGCTGCGCGACGCCGTACACCGCGACGAGGTGGCCAAGGCGCAGGCCGCACTGCGCATCGAGCAGTTGGAAGAGCAGGTTCTCGAGCAGTTCGCCGTCGCCCCCGACGACCTCGTCGCCGAGTACGGTCCAGACGTGCCGATGCCGCCGTCGGAGCTGGAGCTCCGCGAGTACGAGGAGGCCAAGGCCAGGGGCGAGCTCGTCGTCGCGCCCGCGCCGATGCCCTTCGACCGGGCGACGCAGGAGGCCCGCGCGAAGAAGGCACAGAAGGACCTGAACACCCTGGGCAAGGTCAATCCCCTGGCGCTGGAGGAGTTCGCGGCCCTCGAGGAGCGCTACAACTTCCTCTCGGCGCAGCTGGAGGACGTCAAAGCCGCGCGCGACGACCTGCTGGACGTGGTGGCCGACGTGGACGCGAAGATCCTGCAGGTCTTCACCGAGGCCTACGCCGACGTCGAGAAGGAGTTCGCCCAGGTATTCGCCACGCTCTTCCCCGGCGGCGAGGGACGGCTCGTGCTCACCGAGCCCGGCGACATGCTCACCACCGGCGTCGAGGTGGAGGCGCGGCCGCCGGGTAAGAAGGTCAAACGGCTGTCGCTGCTGTCCGGCGGCGAGAAGTCGCTGACCGCCGTGGCCATGCTGGTCGCCATCTTCCGGGCCCGACCGTCGCCCTTCTACGTCATGGACGAGGTGGAGGCGGCCCTCGACGACGCCAACCTGCGCCGGCTGATCAGCCTCTTCGAGCAGCTGCGTGAGCGCAGCCAGCTGATCGTCATCACCCACCAGAAGCCGACCATGGAGATCGCCGACGCGCTGTACGGGGTCAGCATGCGCGGCGACGGCATCACCCAGGTGATCTCGCAGCGTTTGCGCGGAGTGGACCTGAACCCCGCACAATCGACGTGA
- a CDS encoding acylphosphatase → MERLTAYVHGMVQGVGFRWWTRSRALELGLTGYAKNLADGRVLVVAEGPRPALDSLLAALRSGKTAGSVDLVVESFGPARGDQSGFHER, encoded by the coding sequence ATGGAACGACTGACCGCGTATGTGCACGGCATGGTGCAGGGTGTCGGGTTCCGGTGGTGGACCCGCTCACGCGCCCTCGAACTCGGACTGACCGGCTACGCGAAGAATCTGGCCGACGGGCGCGTGCTGGTGGTCGCCGAGGGGCCGCGTCCGGCGCTGGACTCGCTGCTGGCCGCGTTGCGGTCGGGCAAGACCGCCGGATCGGTCGACCTGGTGGTCGAATCCTTCGGTCCGGCGCGCGGTGACCAGAGTGGATTCCACGAGCGGTGA
- a CDS encoding YceD family protein: MSSHSSASPFVIDVRSLPRRPGSMIEVHRTVSAPERIGAEMIGIPEGGEVDFDLRLESVSEGVLVTGTVRAGTQGQCGRCLEAVNGDVDLFLTELFAYPESETEQTTDEEDVARLVDDEVDLEQLIIDAVGTELPLSPVCDESCPGLCVECGIRLADAEPGHGHETIDPRWAGLARFADGGEAGQSNEERES, translated from the coding sequence GTGAGCTCTCATTCTTCCGCCAGCCCCTTCGTGATCGACGTACGCAGCTTGCCGCGCCGACCCGGTTCGATGATCGAGGTCCATCGCACGGTCTCCGCGCCGGAGCGCATCGGCGCCGAGATGATCGGCATCCCCGAGGGCGGCGAGGTGGACTTCGACCTCCGACTGGAGTCGGTCTCCGAGGGCGTCCTGGTGACCGGCACCGTCCGTGCCGGGACACAGGGCCAGTGCGGGCGCTGCCTGGAGGCGGTGAACGGCGACGTCGACCTCTTCCTCACCGAGCTGTTCGCGTATCCCGAGAGCGAGACGGAGCAGACCACCGACGAGGAGGATGTCGCGCGGCTCGTCGACGACGAGGTGGATCTCGAGCAACTGATCATCGATGCCGTCGGCACCGAGCTGCCGTTGTCGCCGGTGTGCGACGAGTCCTGCCCCGGGCTGTGCGTCGAGTGCGGGATCCGGCTGGCCGATGCGGAGCCCGGGCACGGGCACGAGACCATCGACCCGCGATGGGCTGGGCTCGCGCGGTTCGCCGACGGCGGCGAGGCGGGGCAGTCGAACGAGGAGCGGGAGTCGTGA
- a CDS encoding P-II family nitrogen regulator produces MKLITAIIKPFTLEDVKTALEQLGIVGMTVSEVQGYGRQKGHTEVYRGAEYAVDFVPKVRVEVVVDDEDVDQVTDAIVEAARTGKIGDGKVWVSPVEKVIRVRTGERGSEAL; encoded by the coding sequence ATGAAGCTGATTACCGCCATCATCAAGCCGTTCACGCTCGAGGACGTCAAGACCGCACTGGAGCAGCTCGGCATCGTCGGCATGACGGTCAGCGAGGTGCAGGGCTACGGCCGCCAGAAGGGCCACACCGAGGTCTACCGCGGCGCCGAGTACGCCGTGGACTTCGTCCCGAAGGTGCGGGTCGAGGTCGTCGTCGACGACGAGGACGTGGACCAGGTGACCGATGCGATCGTCGAGGCGGCGCGCACCGGCAAGATCGGGGACGGCAAGGTCTGGGTGTCTCCGGTGGAGAAGGTGATCCGGGTGCGCACCGGTGAACGCGGCAGCGAAGCTCTCTGA
- the mutM gene encoding bifunctional DNA-formamidopyrimidine glycosylase/DNA-(apurinic or apyrimidinic site) lyase produces the protein MPELPEVETIRMGLAAHLTGRRIDDVEPLHPRATRRHVYGPDDLRNRLRGKEIQSVDRRGKYLWLSAADAADEVGVVVHLGMSGQMLMAERGAPDPVHLRIRTLLDDGNELRFVDQRTFGGWHLDEFVEAGPRRLPESVAHIAPDPFEEAYDADAVVNLLRRKDTEIKRALLDQTVVAGVGNIYADEALWRAGVHGRRRTRGLSRAKLHEVLFFVREVMAEAIKVGGTSFDDLYVNVNGESGYFERALNAYGREGEECARCGTPMARESFMNRSSFSCPQCQRPPRRRAVRARHL, from the coding sequence GTGCCCGAACTCCCCGAGGTCGAGACCATTCGGATGGGCTTGGCCGCGCACCTGACCGGACGCCGGATCGACGACGTCGAGCCGCTCCACCCGCGCGCCACGCGACGCCATGTGTACGGCCCGGACGACCTGCGTAACAGGTTGCGCGGCAAAGAGATCCAGAGTGTCGACCGGCGCGGGAAGTACCTGTGGCTGAGCGCTGCGGACGCCGCCGACGAGGTCGGGGTCGTGGTGCACCTGGGGATGAGCGGCCAGATGCTGATGGCCGAGCGCGGTGCACCCGATCCGGTGCACCTGAGGATCCGGACGCTGCTCGACGACGGCAACGAACTGCGCTTCGTCGATCAGCGCACCTTCGGCGGCTGGCACCTTGACGAGTTCGTGGAGGCCGGTCCGCGGCGGCTTCCCGAGTCCGTCGCGCACATCGCGCCGGACCCGTTCGAGGAGGCGTACGACGCCGACGCTGTGGTGAACCTGTTGCGCCGCAAGGACACCGAGATCAAACGTGCGCTGCTGGATCAGACCGTGGTGGCCGGGGTCGGAAACATCTACGCCGACGAAGCGCTCTGGCGCGCGGGAGTGCACGGTCGTCGTCGTACCCGGGGCCTGAGCCGAGCGAAGCTGCACGAGGTCCTGTTCTTCGTCCGCGAGGTGATGGCGGAGGCGATCAAGGTCGGTGGAACGTCGTTCGACGATCTGTACGTCAACGTCAACGGCGAGTCCGGGTACTTCGAGCGTGCGCTGAACGCCTACGGACGGGAAGGGGAGGAGTGCGCGCGGTGCGGCACCCCGATGGCCCGCGAAAGCTTCATGAACCGCAGCTCGTTCTCTTGTCCGCAGTGTCAGCGCCCGCCCCGCAGACGCGCCGTACGGGCCCGGCACTTGTAG
- the rnc gene encoding ribonuclease III, translating to MSKADPADLLAALGVSLSDELLTLALTHRSYAYENGGLPTNERLEFLGDAVLGVVVTERLYRGFPDRPEGELAKIRASVVNMHALADIARDLGPGGLGAHLYLGRGEELTGGRDKASILADGLESLLGAVFLDHGIETAKEVVLRLFSPAIERSGELGAGLDWKTSLQELTAAQNLGVPHYQISSTGPDHNKEFTAEAMVAGKARGSGVGRTKKEAEQKAAALAWKALNAEAQGSAAGREPAAEETAGA from the coding sequence GTGAGCAAGGCTGATCCCGCTGATTTGCTTGCCGCGCTTGGTGTCTCGCTGAGCGATGAGCTTCTCACCCTGGCGCTGACACACCGTTCGTATGCGTACGAGAACGGTGGGCTGCCGACCAACGAGCGCCTCGAGTTCCTCGGTGACGCCGTGCTGGGTGTGGTCGTGACCGAGCGGCTCTACCGCGGTTTCCCGGACCGGCCGGAGGGGGAGCTCGCCAAGATCCGCGCGAGCGTGGTCAACATGCATGCTCTCGCGGACATCGCGCGCGACCTCGGGCCCGGCGGTCTGGGCGCTCATCTGTACCTGGGTCGCGGCGAAGAGCTGACCGGCGGTCGTGACAAGGCGAGCATCCTGGCCGACGGCCTGGAGTCGCTCCTGGGTGCGGTGTTCCTGGATCACGGGATCGAGACCGCCAAGGAAGTGGTTCTTCGGCTGTTCTCCCCGGCGATCGAACGGTCGGGCGAACTGGGCGCCGGCCTGGACTGGAAGACCTCGCTCCAGGAGCTGACCGCCGCGCAGAATCTCGGTGTGCCGCACTACCAGATCTCCTCGACCGGACCGGACCACAACAAGGAGTTCACCGCCGAGGCGATGGTGGCGGGCAAGGCTCGCGGTTCCGGTGTCGGCCGCACCAAGAAGGAGGCCGAGCAGAAGGCCGCGGCGCTCGCCTGGAAGGCGCTGAACGCCGAAGCACAGGGGTCGGCCGCAGGGCGAGAGCCCGCGGCTGAAGAGACCGCGGGCGCCTGA
- a CDS encoding nuclear transport factor 2 family protein, with protein sequence MTEQTPSPTLVGTELRALEPSFHRSPPGSDRSVFEQMTTPDFFEVGASGRVHQRDFVLDTVAERYAAGIDEPQFTVREFAVRHLSGESWLATYELTQDGRRTRRAKIWTRTGSAWRADYHQGTLV encoded by the coding sequence ATGACTGAGCAGACACCGTCCCCGACCCTGGTCGGGACTGAACTACGCGCCCTCGAGCCGAGCTTCCACCGTTCTCCGCCAGGCTCCGATCGGAGTGTGTTCGAGCAGATGACGACGCCCGACTTCTTCGAGGTCGGCGCTTCCGGGCGCGTCCACCAGCGCGACTTCGTGCTCGACACCGTCGCCGAGCGCTACGCCGCGGGGATCGACGAACCGCAGTTCACCGTCCGTGAGTTCGCGGTGCGCCACCTCAGCGGCGAATCATGGCTAGCCACATACGAACTGACCCAGGACGGGCGTCGCACCCGGCGCGCCAAGATCTGGACGCGCACCGGATCAGCGTGGCGTGCCGACTACCACCAGGGCACTCTCGTCTGA
- a CDS encoding ammonium transporter, giving the protein MTTALPDDVFGTFDTGNTAWVLISAALVLMMTPALAFFYGGLTGKNSVLNMMMMSFASMATVSVVYILWGFSMSFGNSLTGDDDIWGLFANPFSLFGSDQLMATQGDDVVMWGGDGGVPAMVFLAFQLTFAVITVALVSGALAERVKFGTWLAFSVLFVTLVYFPLAHMVWGGGLLGEGEHSFAAWIFGTEVVDGETVAKVSPIDFAGGTVVHINAGMAALVLAVLVGKRLGFGKTAYRPHNIPFVMLGAALLWIGWFGFNVGSELGANANAGLVWVNTTVATAAAIIGWLAVEWIRDGKPTSVGAASGIVAGLVAITPACGSLTPVGSLGLGVVAGALAALAIGLKYKFGFDDSLDVVGVHLVAGLWGTVAIGLLAKDTGLFYGHDLRQLVIQTVIALLALVFTGVLTAVIYYVLKPLGWRVEKEEEARGIDASEHAETAYDLV; this is encoded by the coding sequence GTGACAACGGCTTTACCCGACGACGTCTTCGGGACGTTCGACACCGGCAACACCGCCTGGGTGCTGATCAGCGCGGCGCTCGTGCTGATGATGACGCCGGCGCTGGCGTTCTTCTATGGAGGCCTGACGGGCAAGAATTCGGTTCTCAACATGATGATGATGTCGTTCGCCTCGATGGCGACCGTCTCCGTCGTGTACATCCTGTGGGGATTCTCGATGTCGTTCGGCAACTCCCTCACCGGAGACGACGACATCTGGGGGCTCTTCGCCAATCCGTTCTCCCTGTTCGGGTCGGACCAGCTGATGGCGACCCAGGGCGACGACGTCGTGATGTGGGGCGGTGACGGCGGTGTTCCGGCCATGGTCTTCCTGGCCTTCCAGCTGACCTTCGCGGTGATCACCGTGGCACTGGTCAGCGGCGCCCTGGCCGAGCGCGTGAAGTTCGGCACCTGGCTGGCCTTCAGCGTCCTGTTCGTCACCCTCGTCTACTTCCCGCTCGCGCACATGGTGTGGGGCGGCGGCCTGCTCGGCGAGGGCGAGCACAGCTTCGCGGCGTGGATCTTCGGCACCGAAGTGGTGGACGGGGAGACGGTGGCCAAGGTCTCGCCGATCGACTTCGCCGGCGGCACCGTGGTGCACATCAACGCAGGCATGGCGGCCCTGGTGCTGGCCGTCCTGGTCGGCAAGCGCCTCGGCTTCGGCAAGACCGCCTACCGCCCGCACAACATCCCGTTCGTCATGCTCGGCGCCGCTCTGCTGTGGATCGGCTGGTTCGGCTTCAACGTCGGTTCGGAACTGGGCGCCAACGCCAACGCCGGTCTGGTGTGGGTCAACACCACCGTCGCCACCGCCGCGGCGATCATCGGCTGGCTCGCGGTGGAATGGATCCGCGACGGGAAGCCGACCAGCGTCGGCGCCGCGTCGGGCATCGTCGCCGGTCTGGTGGCCATCACCCCCGCGTGCGGTTCGCTGACCCCGGTCGGCTCGCTCGGCCTGGGCGTCGTCGCCGGTGCCCTCGCCGCCCTGGCGATCGGCCTCAAGTACAAGTTCGGGTTCGACGACTCGCTCGACGTCGTCGGCGTCCACCTGGTGGCCGGGCTCTGGGGCACCGTGGCCATCGGCCTGCTGGCCAAGGACACCGGCCTGTTCTACGGCCACGACCTGCGGCAGCTGGTGATCCAGACGGTGATCGCGCTGCTGGCCCTGGTGTTCACGGGTGTCCTGACCGCGGTGATCTACTACGTGCTCAAGCCCCTCGGCTGGCGCGTGGAGAAGGAGGAGGAAGCTCGCGGTATCGACGCCAGCGAGCACGCGGAGACCGCGTACGACCTCGTCTGA